From one Leifsonia soli genomic stretch:
- a CDS encoding ferredoxin reductase family protein, translated as MDQTLSAPAPARPAPRRHADDPRRGARTVRAVLALGVVGVLGMWWLSVPAGFAATPANALTSIGELAGMVGGFLVCAQILLIARVPWFERAVGLDRLVSWHRSLGASVLFLIVAHVLFLVFGGELLDKNPPWTEFVSILQNYPDMLTALVGTIAFLVVGLSSARLIRAKLSYEVWYWLHLTTYVSIFLTFLHQLSGGAHFVSAPVNRVLWIALYLGTASAVLTWRFILPTLDAWKGRMRVAAVVPESEGVSSVWLTGPHVEQLGVRAGNFLLFRFLSWGHLGTAHPYSVSAVPANGYLRITVGAIGDHSTRLPALKPGSLVFAEGPFGRFTADRASRARILLVAGGAGVGPIRALAEELARRGARPVVLYRARSAQHLALLGELQALPGVTVIPLVGRRSELGYDPLDVEPLRHLIPDLHDWEAFICGPEGMGERVESSLRALRMPKRFIHREELSMS; from the coding sequence ATGGATCAGACGTTGAGCGCTCCCGCGCCGGCCCGACCGGCGCCCCGGCGCCACGCCGACGACCCCCGGCGGGGCGCGCGGACGGTGCGCGCGGTCCTGGCCCTCGGTGTGGTCGGCGTGCTCGGGATGTGGTGGCTGAGCGTCCCTGCCGGTTTCGCCGCCACGCCCGCGAACGCCCTCACCTCGATCGGTGAGCTGGCCGGGATGGTCGGCGGGTTCCTGGTCTGCGCGCAGATCCTGCTGATCGCCCGCGTCCCGTGGTTCGAGCGGGCGGTCGGCCTCGACCGGCTGGTCTCCTGGCACCGCTCGCTTGGCGCATCCGTGCTGTTCCTCATCGTGGCGCACGTGCTGTTCCTGGTCTTCGGCGGCGAGCTGCTCGACAAGAACCCGCCGTGGACGGAGTTCGTCAGCATCCTGCAGAACTACCCGGACATGCTCACGGCCCTCGTCGGGACGATCGCCTTCCTGGTCGTCGGTCTCAGCAGCGCCCGGCTGATCCGCGCGAAGCTGTCGTACGAGGTCTGGTACTGGCTGCACCTCACCACGTACGTCTCGATCTTCCTCACCTTCCTCCACCAGCTGAGCGGCGGGGCGCATTTCGTCTCCGCGCCGGTGAACCGCGTGCTCTGGATCGCGCTCTACCTCGGCACCGCCTCCGCCGTGCTGACCTGGCGGTTCATCCTGCCGACGCTCGACGCGTGGAAGGGGCGGATGCGGGTGGCCGCCGTCGTGCCGGAGAGCGAGGGCGTGAGCAGCGTCTGGCTGACCGGACCGCACGTCGAGCAGTTGGGCGTGCGAGCGGGCAACTTCCTCCTGTTCCGCTTCCTGAGCTGGGGCCACCTCGGCACGGCGCACCCCTACTCGGTGTCGGCCGTCCCCGCCAACGGATACCTGCGGATCACCGTCGGGGCGATCGGCGACCACTCGACCCGCCTGCCGGCGCTGAAGCCCGGGTCGCTCGTCTTCGCCGAGGGACCGTTCGGACGCTTCACCGCCGACCGGGCGAGCCGCGCGCGCATCCTGCTGGTCGCCGGCGGCGCGGGCGTCGGTCCGATCCGCGCACTGGCCGAGGAGCTGGCGCGCCGCGGAGCCCGCCCGGTCGTTCTCTACCGGGCACGATCGGCGCAGCATCTTGCCCTGCTCGGCGAGCTGCAGGCCCTGCCCGGCGTGACGGTGATCCCCCTGGTCGGCCGGCGCTCGGAGCTCGGCTACGACCCCCTCGACGTCGAGCCGCTCCGCCACCTCATCCCGGACCTCCACGACTGGGAGGCGTTCATCTGCGGCCCGGAGGGGATGGGCGAACGCGTCGAGTCCTCCCTCCGCGCCCTCCGGATGCCCAAGCGATTCATCCACCGAGAAGAACTGAGCATGTCATGA